Sequence from the Streptomyces sp. NBC_00358 genome:
AACAGGGAGCTGAAGCCCTGGACGCTGGAAGAGACGCTCGATTTCCTCGCCGCCTCCCGCAGAGATCCGCTCTTCGCGGCCTTCGTGCTCGCCATCGCCATGGGGCTCCGGCGGGGCGAGATCATCGGTCTCCGGTGGTCGGATCTCGACCTCGACAACCGGGTCCTATACGTCCGGCAGCAGACGCAGCGCCGTCGCGGTGTCCTCTACGACGACGATCCCAAGAGCCGTCGGCGCCGTGTCGTTCCGCTGCCCGCGCTGTGCATCGCCCCGCTGCGCTGGCACCGGATGCGGCAGGCCGCCGCACGCGCCAAGGCGGGGGAGCAGTGGCACGAGTCCGGCTCCGGCTACGTCTTCACCACCCGCACCGGTCGCCAGGTCGAGCCGCGGAACGTCTACCGCTCCTTCACCCGCATCGCTGAGTCCGCCGGCATCCGCGTCGTCCGGCTCCACGACGCTCGGCACGGCACGGCCACCCTGCTCACCGCGGCCGGGGTCGCGCCCCGAGTGGTGATGGAGATCCTCGGTCACTCTCAGATCAGCATCACCATGGACGTCTACACGCACGTCGTGCAGGACACCCAGCGCGAGGCCATGAGCCACATGGATCGGCTGCTCAGGAAGCGGCCCGGTCGTCAGTGACCGTGCTCGTTGATGTCAATCGTGGATGTCAAAGGCCCCGGACCATGATCGGTCCGGGGCCTTTTCCCTGGTGCCCCCGGCAGGATTCGAACCTGCGACACCCGCTTTAGGAGAGCGGTGCTCTATCCCCTGAGCTACGAAGGCGGGGATCTGTCGGAAGACGTGTCTGAAAGTCTGCCGGGATCGGCGGACCGCTCAGGCTTGTCTGGCGACAGGTCGTGGTGGCAGCCGTGAGGGCGTAGCCACCGCGGCCAGTGTAGCGGGTGGTGGTTGATCCGATGGCGGAGATATGTGCGCATCGGCTCAGGCGGCGAGCGTGTGGGTGATCTTGGCTCGGGAGGCGGAGTTGCTCGGCCAGACGCAGGCGATGTGGATCAGCGGGACCGCGCCGGTCCCGTAGGCGGGGACTCTCATGTGGGGGTAGCTCTGGTCGTGGCGGGAGTGCTGGGACTCGCTGTCCTGGCGGAAGCCCTTGAGGTGGTGGCCTGCGTGGGGATCCGGCGGTAGCTGCAGCAGGTGCTCGGTGTGGTTGAAGGGCAGACGGAGCAGGCGCAGAGAATGGGCAAGGAGAAGCCGACCGCGCTCAAGTCGATCGAGTGGGTGGTGCGAGACCTCGACGTCAAGGGCGCCCCGATCGGCTGCACATGGGTCAGGAGCGGAACCCAGGTCGACAAACTGACGGCCACGTCGCGAAAGGTCATCGTCCAGCTGAAGTACATCGGCAAGGGAAACCGTGCGCACCTTCATGGCAAGTGGGTCGTCTATACCTCCATATTTGAAGGGGTGACCGTGGCACACGAGCATGAGAGCGACAGCGAGGACGATTTCGTCGAGGTCGAATTCATCGAAGACATCTTCGTGACGGACATCGGCCTGACCTGGCTCGCCTCGCGATGGCGCGTGCTGGAGGAGTTCTACCGGGAGCACTTCCCGTCCCTTGCCGACGACCCCGGCCCCGTCACGGTGTGGCTCATGCTCGCGGAGACGTCGCTCGACCAGTTCGACCGCACCAAGGCCGCCCAACTGGGCCAGGACATCCAGCGGCTCCTGCGCTCAGCGCTGCCGGACGAGACGATCCGCACGGTGTGGCTCGCCGCCACTCACGGCGTCCTCGACCCGGACGAGCACGGCATGACGGCCCGCACCTGGCTGCGGCGGATCGAGGAGACGCGGCTGGCCAGCGTGCACCAGGACGATCCGGCGTTCGTCCCTCCACCGCCACAGCCAGTGGTCGACGAGGAACTGCGGCGGGCGGTGATCGAGGTGATCCACACGGTCGCGAAGCCCTTGGCCCTCGCCTCGGAGACGACCCCGTACGGGGTTCCGGCGACCGGCCTGGTCCCCGCGCTGGAGCGGGTTGTCACCGAGGTGTGCGCCGACCTCGGCTACCGGCTGTTCCTGCGCGCGGTGAAGGCCTACTTCGTGTCGGTGCCGGCCGACGGGGACACCTACGGCGAGTTCGTCGCCCTCGGTGAGCGCTTCGGCTACCCGTACTGGGTCGCGCGCGAGGGGCTCAACGACCGTACCGACTGACGCCCGGGCGCGGGGGCGGGGGCGGGCGGACAGACACCACCAGCCCCCGCGTCACGCCCCCGGACCGGGGCCTTGCTCCTCATCCCGGCCGGGGCCCCGTGAGCGCTGGGCGGGTCAGGCGGAGCATGCGGGTCAGCCACTGGTCTCCTGTTTCGCGGAGGGAGTGGGAGTCGACGTGAGGGTGGGGGAGCGGTGAGCTGGAGGTGGGGAGGCGGGGCAGGGCCGTGGTGCCGGTGATCATCGACAGCATCAGGACGGCGGCCGCGCGGACATCCACGTCGGGGAGCAGGGAGCCGTCGCTCCGTGCCCGGCTCAGGGCTCCGTGCAGGGCGCCGAGCCAGTTGAGGTGGCAGTGGAGCGCCGGGTCGTCGGGGGTCCTGATCTCCTGGGCCAGGCGGGCGCCCGCGCGGACGACCATGTCCGTTTCGAGGAGGCCCACGAGGGTGTGGGCCATGGCCGTGGCGATCTCGAAGGCCGGAGTCTCGCGCCGCGCCAGCTCCACGAGCGCGGCGCCCGACGTGGCGCAGGCCTCCGCCTGGACCGCACGGGCGAGATCGGACTTGGCCGCGAAGTGGAAGAACAGGGCGCCCTTGGTGACCTGCGCGCGATCACTGATCGCGGACAGGGTGGCGCGCTCGTAACCGGCCTGGTCGAACGTGGTCGAGGCGGCTCGGATCAGGTTGCGCCTGGTTCGCTCGGACCTCTCCTGCCTCACCACGACGCGACCACCCGGACGCTCCTTGTCGTTCGGCTGCTGTCTGTCCTGCCGCAAGCGACGCTAGGAACCTGCTTTTGGGTCTGTCAACGGGGCATGGGCGCGCAGATCATCTTCACGCCAACGTGGTGACTCGTTGCGGTAACTCGCTTATGGATAAGGCTAGTTGAGGCGTGAAGGAACTTCGGGTGGGGACCGGGGCCGGGGGCTGGAGCTGGCGGCTGGCGGCTGGGGCAGGGCGGAGTGCGCTCAGTTCGGCTGTACGCGGCCGAAGCGGTCCGCGATGTGCAGGTCCGCCTCGATGCGGGTCGCCGTCGCGTGGAGTTCGGGCAGTACGTCGCGGACGCACTCCTCGGCGGTACGGCGACTGCTGTGCATGGCGACGTTCACCGCGGCCACGGCCCGTCCGCCCCGGTCGCGCACCGGGACGGCGACGGACCGCAGGCCCTGCTCCAACTCCTCCTCGACCATGGCGTATCCGGCCTTCCGCACCCGGTCCAGTTCGGACGTGAACCGCTCCGGGGCCGTGGCGATCGGCGGGGTCGACGGGAACCCGGTCGACGGGTCCGACCGCTCGGGCCGCTCGCCGGAAAGGGCGCCGCCGGGCCGGCCGGAAACGTCTTCGGGTGGTTCGCCGCCGAGCAGTTCCACCGCGCGGGCCTCCGGAAGGTCGGCCAGGATCACGCGGCCCAGCGAAGTGGCGTACGCGGGCAGCCGGGTGCCGACGGTGACGTTGACGCTCATGATGCGCCGGGTGGAGACGTGCCCCGTGTACTGGATCTCGTCGCCCGTCAGCATCGCGAGGGACACCGAGTCGTGCAGCCGCTGGGAGAGTTCGGTCAGATGAGGGGCCGCGATCTCCGGGAGCGAGGTCCGCGAGAGTGGCGGAAAGCCGAGGCCCAGGACTCGCGGGGTGAGCCGGAAGACGCGGTCGTGGGCGGTGACGTATCCGAGGTGTTCCAGCGTGATCAGGGCGCGGCGCGCGGTCGCGCGGGCGAGCCCGGTCGCCTGGGCGACCGCGGTGAGGGTCAGTTCGGCGCGGCCCTCACCGAAGGCGGTGATCACGGTCAGCCCGCGGGCCAGCGACTCGATGAACTCCCGCCCCAGTTCGTGCTTGGAAGCGGCGGTCCAGTCGGCGAGCCCGGACGGGGTTCTAGCGTTGCCGGACGGGGGCCGCGCGTTCCCGGCTTTCGCGGTGTCGTCGTCCCCGCCGCTCTCCGCGGGCGGCGTCCTTCGCTCCGGGACCGGCTCCCTGTCCAGTGCCAACTCCAGCGCCAACTCCCGTTCCATCTCGGCCACGGCCGTCCGCAGCCGCGGCAGCAGCGTGTCCCTCAGGTCGGTGGCGGTGTGCCGGCTCGTGTGGCTCACCACGTTCACCACGCAGGCGATCCGCCCCGCCTCCCGTACGGGCATCGAGACGGCGACGAGCCCCGGTTCGATCAACTGGTCGTCCAACGCCCAGTCCGTACGCCGCGCTTCGGCCACCCGCGTCTCGAAGTCATCCCCGACCGTGGGGAGTTGGCCGACAGACGGCGTGGATGTGTACGGCCTGCTCCGTGCCGGTACGGCGGGGAAGCCGCGGTCCTCCGGATCGGCCGCCCGGCGTTCCCGCCAGCGTGTCCAGTCCTCCTCGTTCCAGTCGGAGGCGAACAGGGGTCCCGGAGCGGTGCGTTCGGCGGGGAGCAGGTCGCCGATGCGGAAGCTCAGGGACATCGCGCGGCGCCGGGTCGCCTGGTGGATGAAACGGACGCCGTCCCGGTCACCGACGGCGAGCGACACCGACTCGTCGAGTTCGTCCGCGAGTGCGTCGGCGTGCGCGTCCAGGAGGCGAGGAAGCCGCAGAGCGGCGAGATAGGCGTTCCCGAGTTCCATCAGACGCGGAGCCAGTACGGCGTCCCGGCCGTCGAGGCGTACGTATCCCATGCGGGCGAGGGTCGCCGTGATCCGGTCGACGGTGGAGCGCGCGAGGCCGGTGGCCCGTTCCAGTCCGCTCAGACTGGACACCCCGTCCGCTTCGGTCAGCCGGCGCAGGACGGCGATCCCACGGATGAGCGGCGTCACCGCCTCTTCGGGCACCTCGGCCCCGTTCCCGGCCCCGATCCCGACCCCGCCCGCGGGTTCGGAGGCGGACAAGCCGGACCCCGGATTCGAAGACCCCGGATTCGAAGACCGGGGGGCCGACGGTGTGCGACCCGACGGCGTGGGGCTCGGCGACATGGGGCTCGATGACATGGGCTCTCCGATGCGGCTCTCAGAGGAGCACCGTCCGGCGGTTCTCGGATGAGCCACCGTGTGGCGGATCTCAGAGGAGCCACGGTAGTGCTTGCCCGGCCGCCGAAGCGGGTCGGCCGCCTCCCGACACGGGCGCCGACCTGCCGCGCGCGGCAGGTCGGCGGTCCCGTTCCAGGGGCCCGTACGGTCTGTACAGAGATCAGTACGGCGGTCAGTACAACGGTCCGTTCCGCGGTCAGCGGCGCGTCACGTACACCCGGTATTTCCCCGCGGCGTTCTCCGACGCGACCTGGACGGTCACCCCCGCCTTCGTGTCCTTGAAGGTCTCACCGGGGGCGTAGGGCGCGTCGGAGAGCTCGGCCTGGACGTTGGGGGAACGGGTGCAGCCGCCGCTGTCGCGGTGGGAGTCCGACACCGTCACGGGTCCGTTCCCGGTGTCCACGTCCGCGTCGACCTTGTAGATGAGGATGCCGGGACGGCAGACCGCGGAGTCGTTGCCCGCGTGGGTGCGCAGTTCGAGGACGTACCCGCTTCGGGCACTGGTCGGTATGACGACGAGCTTGGCGCCGCCGCGCAGGGCCAGCGGGGTCAGCGTGTACTCGCTGGTGCCGCGCGCCGCCGCGCAGCTGACCTGGGAGGCGTCGAGCCACCCCAGCTTCCACTTGTGCCAGCCCAGGAGGTCGTTGTCGGCTCCCCAGTCCTCGCTCATGATGTCCCAGTGCCCGACCGCGCCGCCGCCGTCCTGGGTGTAGAGGTCGGGGAGGCCGAAGGTGTGGCCGTTCTCGTGCGGCAGTACGCGGTAGCCGGTGTCGGCGTAGGAGCCCGAGCCGTCGTCCTGGCGGCTGTAGACGAAGGACGCGTTGGCGACGGGCACGCCGTCGGCGACCGGCGCCTCGGTGTTGCCGGCGAAGGTCACGGACAGCACGGTGTCCAGCGCGGACGGCCCGGCGTTCGGGGTGACCAGCACGTTCAGGATGTCGTACGAGCGGAAGTCGACCTCGGGATCGGCGGCGGCCACGATGTCCTGGACCAGTTCGCGGTAGCCGGGATCGAAGGGCGCGCCTCGTTCTATGCCGTACGCCTTGAAGGGCTTGGGCATGCGCAGCCAGTGCCGGACGGGGGCCGCGGGGCGGTAGTCGAGTCGGCCGTAGGAGGCGGTGCGGAACCATTCCTGCGTCTTCGGGAAGAACTCGGCGTACCGGTCGAGGGCGCTGCCCTTGCCGGGCGCGTCGGAGAAGTCGACCATCAGGGTGAGCGCCCGGAGGGTGCCGGTGGAGCGGGCGTAACCGGGTGTGGTCGGGATGCCTTCCCCCATCTGGACGCCCGACGGGCCGTTGATCATGCAGGGGCCGAGCGCCGTGGAGCGGGCCAGCGCGGTGGAGCCCGCCGTGGCGGAGCCGGCCGTCAGGTGTCCGGTGCCGGCGGAGGTGCTGACCGCCAGCGTCAGCACGGTCACCGTGGCGAGCGCGGCCGCACGGCGCGGGCGTATCCGGCGGCTGGACGGCTGCATGCGGGGGCCCTTCGCTCCACGGCAGCCACCCGGTACCCGACTGCACCCTTTCGATCACCCTGTGTCGCCGACGCGCCGGGCGCGCGCTGGATGGGACCGATCGGGTTCATCTCGGGGGCACCTGAAAACGGGCTCCGGCCGAGAGGGTGCGGGCGGGTTCGAGGAGGTCGCGGAGGTCTCCGGGGGAGGCCGGGGAGGGCGAACAGTCGCCCGCTACGCGAGTGTGACGCAGGTCACGTATTTCTCTCCCGGGCGGGGAAATAACCGGGGATCGTTTCCCCGTTTAGTCATACGTCCGAGCGAAACGGGGAGCGAATCCCCGGATCGCATTCAAGATCCGAGATCTTCGAGGAGTACGTCGTGGACACCGCAACCCCCGTGCAGCGTCGAGTGGCCCGGCCCCGTGCCGACGCCCTGCGCAACCGGGAGCGGATCGTCGCAGCCGCCCGCGAGATGTTCGTCGAATTCGGCGCCGAGGTGCCGTTCGACGAGATCGCCCGCCGGGCAGGTGTCGGCAACGCCACGCTGTACCGTAACTTCCCCGACCGCGACGCCCTCGCCCGCGAGGTCGTGTGCTCGGTGATGGACCGCACCTCGGAGTGGGTCGAGGAGGCTCTGGCAGCGGGTGGCGACGCCTTCGACTCGTTGAGCGGTTTCGTGCACTTCGCCGCCGACGAGCGGATCGGTGCCCTGTGCCCGATGCTCGCCGAGAACTTCGACAAGGACCACCCCGACCTGGTCGCCGCGCGCGACCGGATCACCGATCTGATCGAGCAGCTGATGGCCCGCGCGCGCGAGGCCGGACAGTTGCGCCCCGACATCGAGCTGGGCGATCTGATGATCGCCGTCAGCCAGCTCACCAGGCCGTTGCCGGGCACCGCGTGCCAGGGCATCGACCGCTTCGTGCACCGTCATCTGCAGCTGTTCCTGGACGGTATGCGGGCCCCGGCCCGCTCCGTACTGCCCGGAGTGGCCGCCACCGTGGAGGAACTGCGACGAGTGTGACATCACAACTCGTACAGCCAGTAGAGCGCACGTACACCTCGTAACTCGTCGCGCGTGAGGCGCACTCGTCATCAGGGACGAGTCGTGCCGAGCCGCTTCCCGGCCGTCAGCGTCGACGAGCCGTCCCTTGTCACTGAATTTTTCGCTACGAAGTCCCGGAGTGGGTACCCCCATGTCTGAAACAGGAACCATCAAGGCAGTCCCGGACCCAGCGTCCGACGCGCACAGCAACCGCTGGAAGGCGCTCGTCTTCATCGCGCTGGCCCAGCTCATGGTGGTGCTCGACGCCACCATCGTGAACATCGCGCTGCCCTCCGCCCAGCAGGACCTGGGTATTTCGGACGGCAACCGGCAGTGGGTCGTCACCGCGTACGCCCTCGCCTTCGGCGGTCTGCTCCTCTTCGGCGGCCGTATCGCCGACCTGTGGGGCCGCAAGCGGGCGTTCGTCGTGGGCCTGGTCGGCTTCGCGGCGGCCTCCGCGCTCGGTGGCGCGTCGCAGAGCGGCGGGATGATGTTCGGCGCCCGCGCGCTTCAGGGTGTGTTCGGCGCGCTGCTCGCGCCCGCCGCGCTCTCGCTGCTCGCCGTGATGTTCACCGACGCCAAGGAGCGCGCCAAGGCCTTCGGCATCTACGGTGCGATCGCCGGTGGCGGTGGCGCCGTCGGCTTCATCCTCGGCGGTGTCCTCACCGAGTACATGAACTGGCGCTGGACCTTCTTCGTCAACATCCCGTTCGCGATCGTCGCGGCCGCGGGCGCGTACTTCGTCATCCGTGAGCCGAAGGGCGGCCGCAACCGTTCGCCGCTCGACATCCCCGGCGTGGTCCTGTCGACCCTCGGTCTGGTCTCCCTCGTCTACGGCTTCACCCGCGCCGCGTCCGACGGCTGGGGCGACTCCGTGACGGTCGGCCTGTTCGTGGCCTCGGTCCTGCTGCTGGCCGCGTTCGTCCTGACCGAGTCCAAGGTCAAGGCCCCGCTGCTGCCCCTGCGCGTCCTCACCGAGCGCAACCGCGGCGGCGTCTACCTCTCCCTCGGTCTCGCGATCATCGCGATGTTCGGCACGTTCCTCTTCCTGACCTACTACCTGCAGATCGTGAAGGGCTTCTCGCCCATCTCCACCGGCTTCGCCTTCCTGCCGATGGTCGCGGGCATGATCACGGGCTCCACGCAGATCGGTGCCCGCCTGATGACCCGGGTCGCGCCGCGGCTGCTGATGGGCCCCGGCTTCCTGACCGCCGCGGTCGGCATGCTGCTGCTGACGCAGCTGGAGATCGGTTCCTCGTACTCCACCGTGGTGCTGCCGGGCCTGCTGCTTCTCGGCCTCGGCATGGGTACGGCGTTCATGCCGGCCATGTCGCTCGCCACGTACGGCATCGAGCCGCGTGACGCCGGTGTCGCCTCTGCGATGGTCAACACCTCGCAGCAGGTCGGCGGCGCGATCGGTACGGCCCTGCTCAACACGATCGCCGCCTCCGCGACCACCGCCTACATCAAGGACCACATGGCGGGCGCCGGTACCAAGGCGCAGCAGCAGCTCGTCCAGGCCGAGGGCATGGTGCACGGCTACAGCAACGCGATCTGGTTCGCCGTCGGCATCCTTGTCCTCGCCGCGGGAATCGCCTTCACCCTGATCAACACCGGCCGTCCGGACGGCTCCGTGGTCGTCGGCTCCGGTTCGGGCGGCGGCGCGGGCGTGGAGGACGAACTGAAGGTGCCGGTCATCGCCCACTGACGGCCCTCGGTACCCCGGCACTTCGCCCACGGCGCGTGCACGGGTACCCCGGGTACTTCGCCCACGGCACGTAGCGCGTGTACGGGCGGGGGTGGGGACGCCCCGCCCGTACCACTCCGAAGGACTGCCCCGGCTCCGAACTCGACGGAGCCGGGGCAGTCGCCTGTCCGGGCCCCACGGCCGGCCCCGGGCGCTCGCCTTTCGTGTGGCGCACATGACGTATGCGCTGCCGCGTCCGGCGCACGTGCCGCACGTGACGCGCCCGACCCGCCTGACCCACGTGACGTGCCTGACCCACGTGACGCGTCTAGCGCAGCCAGGGCAGGTCCGCGCCCGCGTCCTTCGGCTGGAGCCCCTCGGCGATGATCAGCATGGCCTCGCCGAAGGCCTTCTGCTGGTCCGGGCCGAGCCGGTCGAACAGGGCCTGGCGTACGGCGGCCACATGGCCCGGCGCGCTGCGCCTCAGCACTTCGTAGCCCGCGTCGGTCAGTACCGCGAACTGCCCCCGCTTGTCGGACGGGCAGTCCTCGCGGCGCACCCAGCCGCTCTTCTCCAGACGCGCGATGGCGTGCGAGAGCCGTGAGCGGGTGATCTTCGCGTTCATGGCCAGTTCGGTCATCCGCAGCCGGCGGCGCGGCGACTCGGCGAGCTGCACGAGAAGCCCGTAGTACATGTGCGGCATGCCCGCGTCGCGCTGGAGCTGGCGGTCGAGGTGGTCATCGAGGAGGGTCGTGGCGTGCATGTACGCGCGCCAGATGCGCTGTTCCTCGTCGGTGAGCCAGCGCGGCTCTTCAGCGGGAGCGGGTGCCGAGTTCATGTACTCCACTGTACGAGCCTCTTCTTGAAAATTAAACAAACGGGGCGTACCGTCGGCCTCGACGTAGAACTTGAGAGTTTAAGTAACTGCTTCAAATATCAAGCACCGCGTCGTACGATCGGACGCGAAGCCTCTGGAGGGAGCCGCCATGTCCGCCGCCACCGAGGAGCGCCCCGCACAGGAGCGCATGCCCGCTCTCTATCTCAGCCATGGCGCCCCGCCGCTCGCGGACGACCCGGTCTGGCCCGGCCAGCTCGCCGCCTGGTCCGCCGGCCTGCCCCGCCCCAAGGCGATCCTCATGGTCTCCGCCCACTGGGAGGAGGCCCCGCTCGCCGTCGGCGCGATCGAGACGGTCCCCCTGGTGTACGACTTCTGGGGCTTCCCCGAGCACTACTACCAGGTGACGTACGCCGCGCCCGGCGCCCCGCGGCTCGCCGAATCCGTACGGAAGCTGCTGCGCGCGCCCGGTACGCCGGTGCAGGACATCCCGGAGCGCGGACTCGACCACGGCGCGTACGTCCCGCTGGTGGAGATGTTCCCCGAGGCCGACATCCCGGTGCTCCAGATCTCCATGCCGACGCTCGACCCGGTCCGGCTGTTCGAGATCGGCCGGAAGCTGGCGCCGCTGCGCGACGAGGGTGTGCTGATCGTCGGCTCCGGCTTCTTCACCCACAATCTCGCCGCCCTGCGGCACACCGGCGGGGGAGTCCCCACCTGGTCGAGCGAGTTCGACGACTGGGGGCACCGCGCGCTGGAGGCCGGTGACGTGGACGCCCTGCTCGACTTCGAGCGCAAGTCCCCGGCGGGCCGGCTCGCCCACCCGCGCACCGAGCACTTCGCCCCGCTCTTCGTGACCATGGGCGCGGCGGAGGCCTCGGGGGAGCTCGACGCGCAGCGGTCGGTGATCGACGGATTCTGGCTCGGGATGGCGAAGCGGTCGGTGCAGTTCGGCTGAGCGCCCGGCGTTCCTGATCGGGGAAGACCCGACGGCACCCCGTCCGAACGGCACCCCGGGGAAGGCGGATCGCGCCGCCGGCTCCCCTGGAGGGCGAGCTCTAGCGGGTGAGTTCCCTCTCGTACCAGGCGACGTCCCAGTAGCGGCCGAACTTGCGGCCGACCTCCCGGTAGGTGCCGATGTGGTGGAACCCGAAGCGTTCGTGCAGGCGCACGGACGCTTCGTTGGGCAGGGCGATGCCCGCGTAGGCCCGGTGCAGGTCCTCGGTGGCGAGCGCTTCGAAGAGGGCTTCGTAGAGGAGTGAGCCGACGCCCCGGCCCACGGCGCCCGGGGCCACGTAGACCGTGACCTCGACGGAGGTCGCGTAGGCGGGCTTCGCGCGAAAGGCGCTGGAAGTGGCGTACCCAAGAATTGCCTGTGAGTCCTCGTCCGTGGCAACCATCAGGCGGTGCGGTCCGTCTTCAGGGTGGGAGAGCAGCCACGAGCGCCGTTCTTCCGGCGTGAAGACGTCGGTGTCGAAAGTGATGGGCGTCTCGCGCACGTAGTGGTTGTAGAGGTCCGTGAGAGCGCCGAGGTCGGCGGCCACTCCCGGTCTGACCTGCACATCTGTACGTTCTGACGGCATCGCCCCTCCTGTGTGCTGCGACAGGGTACTGCATGGTCAGAAAAATCCAGGCGCGGGTTGGGAATTCTGTCCTGATTCCAGTCGTTGTTTCCATCAGATGCCGGGCACCCGGGAGGGTGAAACCGATGTCCAGGATCACCCGCAAGCCCACCACGCAAGGGAGCACGCATGGCAACCCGTGCCGTCGCCCGTCGTAAGTCCGCCACCGGCGGGACCTCCGACGCGGCACGCAGTGTTCGCGCCGGAGGCGGCGAGATCGCCGATCGCGACCTGGTCGGCATGTACCTCGACGAGATCGCGCGTACACCGCTGCTCGACGCCGCCAAGGAAGTCGAGTTGTCCCAGGTCATCGAGGCGGGTGTGTTCGCGCGGCAGATCCTCGACGGCGAGGCGGAGGCCAAGGCGGACGCGTCCCGTGAGGAGCTGGAGGCGCTGGTCGCCGACAGCGAGCGCGCGAAGGACGTGTTCATCCGCTCGAACCTCCGACTGGTCGTGGCCGTGGCGCGCCGTTATCCGCGCAGCGGCCTGCCCCTGCTCGACCTGATCCAGGAGGGGAACGCCGGCCTGGTGCGCGCGGTCGAGAAGTTCGACTACCGCAAGGGCTTCAAGTTCTCGACGTACGCCACCTGGTGGATCCGTCAGGCCATCACCCGTTCCATCGCGGACCAGTCGCGCACGATCCGCCTCCCCGTCCACCTGGTCGAGGAACTGGGCAGGATCCGTCGCGTGCAGCGCGAGTTCAACCGTGAGAACGGGCGGGAGCCCGAGCACACGGAGATAGCCGCCGAGCTCGGTTCCACGCCGGAGCGCGTGGGCGACGTGCTGGACTGGGCCCGCGACCCGGTCTCACTGAACATGGCGGTGGACGACGAGGGCGAGACCCAGTTCGGCGACCTGCTGGAGG
This genomic interval carries:
- a CDS encoding tyrosine-type recombinase/integrase — its product is MAQQRKRNPNGAGTITKRKDGRFQCAVYVLQPDGTRARKFAYGKTWAECDSKRRELLDKVDQGVPVPTKSAKLSEWLPYWLDNVIKPRRKLSTYDKYETHVRLYLVPLLGAKRLESLGVADVRRFLVRLEKDTTAATAKESHRVLRSALSSACREELIARNVAKLVEPPRTDNRELKPWTLEETLDFLAASRRDPLFAAFVLAIAMGLRRGEIIGLRWSDLDLDNRVLYVRQQTQRRRGVLYDDDPKSRRRRVVPLPALCIAPLRWHRMRQAAARAKAGEQWHESGSGYVFTTRTGRQVEPRNVYRSFTRIAESAGIRVVRLHDARHGTATLLTAAGVAPRVVMEILGHSQISITMDVYTHVVQDTQREAMSHMDRLLRKRPGRQ
- a CDS encoding ScbR family autoregulator-binding transcription factor encodes the protein MRQDRQQPNDKERPGGRVVVRQERSERTRRNLIRAASTTFDQAGYERATLSAISDRAQVTKGALFFHFAAKSDLARAVQAEACATSGAALVELARRETPAFEIATAMAHTLVGLLETDMVVRAGARLAQEIRTPDDPALHCHLNWLGALHGALSRARSDGSLLPDVDVRAAAVLMLSMITGTTALPRLPTSSSPLPHPHVDSHSLRETGDQWLTRMLRLTRPALTGPRPG
- a CDS encoding IclR family transcriptional regulator domain-containing protein yields the protein MSPSPTPSGRTPSAPRSSNPGSSNPGSGLSASEPAGGVGIGAGNGAEVPEEAVTPLIRGIAVLRRLTEADGVSSLSGLERATGLARSTVDRITATLARMGYVRLDGRDAVLAPRLMELGNAYLAALRLPRLLDAHADALADELDESVSLAVGDRDGVRFIHQATRRRAMSLSFRIGDLLPAERTAPGPLFASDWNEEDWTRWRERRAADPEDRGFPAVPARSRPYTSTPSVGQLPTVGDDFETRVAEARRTDWALDDQLIEPGLVAVSMPVREAGRIACVVNVVSHTSRHTATDLRDTLLPRLRTAVAEMERELALELALDREPVPERRTPPAESGGDDDTAKAGNARPPSGNARTPSGLADWTAASKHELGREFIESLARGLTVITAFGEGRAELTLTAVAQATGLARATARRALITLEHLGYVTAHDRVFRLTPRVLGLGFPPLSRTSLPEIAAPHLTELSQRLHDSVSLAMLTGDEIQYTGHVSTRRIMSVNVTVGTRLPAYATSLGRVILADLPEARAVELLGGEPPEDVSGRPGGALSGERPERSDPSTGFPSTPPIATAPERFTSELDRVRKAGYAMVEEELEQGLRSVAVPVRDRGGRAVAAVNVAMHSSRRTAEECVRDVLPELHATATRIEADLHIADRFGRVQPN
- a CDS encoding M6 family metalloprotease domain-containing protein, which produces MQPSSRRIRPRRAAALATVTVLTLAVSTSAGTGHLTAGSATAGSTALARSTALGPCMINGPSGVQMGEGIPTTPGYARSTGTLRALTLMVDFSDAPGKGSALDRYAEFFPKTQEWFRTASYGRLDYRPAAPVRHWLRMPKPFKAYGIERGAPFDPGYRELVQDIVAAADPEVDFRSYDILNVLVTPNAGPSALDTVLSVTFAGNTEAPVADGVPVANASFVYSRQDDGSGSYADTGYRVLPHENGHTFGLPDLYTQDGGGAVGHWDIMSEDWGADNDLLGWHKWKLGWLDASQVSCAAARGTSEYTLTPLALRGGAKLVVIPTSARSGYVLELRTHAGNDSAVCRPGILIYKVDADVDTGNGPVTVSDSHRDSGGCTRSPNVQAELSDAPYAPGETFKDTKAGVTVQVASENAAGKYRVYVTRR
- a CDS encoding TetR/AcrR family transcriptional regulator, translating into MDTATPVQRRVARPRADALRNRERIVAAAREMFVEFGAEVPFDEIARRAGVGNATLYRNFPDRDALAREVVCSVMDRTSEWVEEALAAGGDAFDSLSGFVHFAADERIGALCPMLAENFDKDHPDLVAARDRITDLIEQLMARAREAGQLRPDIELGDLMIAVSQLTRPLPGTACQGIDRFVHRHLQLFLDGMRAPARSVLPGVAATVEELRRV
- a CDS encoding MFS transporter, which translates into the protein MSETGTIKAVPDPASDAHSNRWKALVFIALAQLMVVLDATIVNIALPSAQQDLGISDGNRQWVVTAYALAFGGLLLFGGRIADLWGRKRAFVVGLVGFAAASALGGASQSGGMMFGARALQGVFGALLAPAALSLLAVMFTDAKERAKAFGIYGAIAGGGGAVGFILGGVLTEYMNWRWTFFVNIPFAIVAAAGAYFVIREPKGGRNRSPLDIPGVVLSTLGLVSLVYGFTRAASDGWGDSVTVGLFVASVLLLAAFVLTESKVKAPLLPLRVLTERNRGGVYLSLGLAIIAMFGTFLFLTYYLQIVKGFSPISTGFAFLPMVAGMITGSTQIGARLMTRVAPRLLMGPGFLTAAVGMLLLTQLEIGSSYSTVVLPGLLLLGLGMGTAFMPAMSLATYGIEPRDAGVASAMVNTSQQVGGAIGTALLNTIAASATTAYIKDHMAGAGTKAQQQLVQAEGMVHGYSNAIWFAVGILVLAAGIAFTLINTGRPDGSVVVGSGSGGGAGVEDELKVPVIAH
- a CDS encoding MarR family winged helix-turn-helix transcriptional regulator, with translation MNSAPAPAEEPRWLTDEEQRIWRAYMHATTLLDDHLDRQLQRDAGMPHMYYGLLVQLAESPRRRLRMTELAMNAKITRSRLSHAIARLEKSGWVRREDCPSDKRGQFAVLTDAGYEVLRRSAPGHVAAVRQALFDRLGPDQQKAFGEAMLIIAEGLQPKDAGADLPWLR